From Anas platyrhynchos isolate ZD024472 breed Pekin duck chromosome 16, IASCAAS_PekinDuck_T2T, whole genome shotgun sequence, a single genomic window includes:
- the LOC101802702 gene encoding calcium release-activated calcium channel protein 1 isoform X2: MSLNEHSMQALSWRKLYLSRAKLKASSRTSALLSGFAMVAMVEVQLDADHDYPRGLLIAFSACTTVLVAVHLFALMISTCILPNIEAVSNVHNLNSVKESPHERMHRHIELAWAFSTVIGTLLFLAEVVLLCWVKFLPLKKNPSGPSQNSSSTITSGQAAAIASTSIMVPFGLIFIVFAVHFYRSLVSHKTDRQFQELNELAEFARLQDQLDHRGDAISPAVTHFA, encoded by the exons ATGAGCCTGAACGAGCACTCGATGCAGGCGCTGTCCTGGCGGAAGCTCTACCTGAGCCGTGCCAAGCTGAAAGCCTCCAGCCGCACCTCCGCGCTGCTCTCCGGCTTCGCCATG gtgGCTATGGTAGAAGTTCAACTAGATGCAGACCATGACTACCCACGAGGTCTCTTGATAGCCTTCAGTGCCTGTACTACTGTCCTTGTCGCAGTTCACCTTTTTGCACTCATGATAAGTACCTGCATTCTTCCAAACATAGAGGCCGTTAGCAATGTGCATAATCTCAACTCTGTAAAGGAATCTCCTCACGAGCGTATGCACCGGCACATTGAGCTTGCCTGGGCGTTTTCTACTGTCATTGGGActttgctctttcttgcagaggTGGTGTTACTGTGTTGGGTGAAGTTCCTTCCCTTAAAGAAGAACCCTAGTGGTCCGTCCCAGAACAGCAGCTCCACCATCACATCAGGACAGGCAGCAGCCATTGCATCAACGTCTATTATGGTTCCCTTTGGACTGATCTTCATTGTGTTTGCCGTCCACTTCTACAGGTCACTGGTCAGCCATAAAACAGACAGGCAATTTCAGGAACTGAATGAACTTGCTGAATTTGCACGGCTCCA
- the LOC101802702 gene encoding calcium release-activated calcium channel protein 1 isoform X1: MSLNEHSMQALSWRKLYLSRAKLKASSRTSALLSGFAMSISGLTITTRNTLQNIPSAANAVSSTPVVAVSKSPVQVAMVEVQLDADHDYPRGLLIAFSACTTVLVAVHLFALMISTCILPNIEAVSNVHNLNSVKESPHERMHRHIELAWAFSTVIGTLLFLAEVVLLCWVKFLPLKKNPSGPSQNSSSTITSGQAAAIASTSIMVPFGLIFIVFAVHFYRSLVSHKTDRQFQELNELAEFARLQDQLDHRGDAISPAVTHFA, encoded by the exons ATGAGCCTGAACGAGCACTCGATGCAGGCGCTGTCCTGGCGGAAGCTCTACCTGAGCCGTGCCAAGCTGAAAGCCTCCAGCCGCACCTCCGCGCTGCTCTCCGGCTTCGCCATG TCTATCTCAGGGCTGACCATCACCACCAGGAATACTTTGCAGAACATACCCAGTGCTGCTAATGCTGTCTCATCCACACCTGTAGTGGCAGTATCAAAATCTCCAGTGCAG gtgGCTATGGTAGAAGTTCAACTAGATGCAGACCATGACTACCCACGAGGTCTCTTGATAGCCTTCAGTGCCTGTACTACTGTCCTTGTCGCAGTTCACCTTTTTGCACTCATGATAAGTACCTGCATTCTTCCAAACATAGAGGCCGTTAGCAATGTGCATAATCTCAACTCTGTAAAGGAATCTCCTCACGAGCGTATGCACCGGCACATTGAGCTTGCCTGGGCGTTTTCTACTGTCATTGGGActttgctctttcttgcagaggTGGTGTTACTGTGTTGGGTGAAGTTCCTTCCCTTAAAGAAGAACCCTAGTGGTCCGTCCCAGAACAGCAGCTCCACCATCACATCAGGACAGGCAGCAGCCATTGCATCAACGTCTATTATGGTTCCCTTTGGACTGATCTTCATTGTGTTTGCCGTCCACTTCTACAGGTCACTGGTCAGCCATAAAACAGACAGGCAATTTCAGGAACTGAATGAACTTGCTGAATTTGCACGGCTCCA
- the LOC101802702 gene encoding calcium release-activated calcium channel protein 1 isoform X3, with amino-acid sequence MVEVQLDADHDYPRGLLIAFSACTTVLVAVHLFALMISTCILPNIEAVSNVHNLNSVKESPHERMHRHIELAWAFSTVIGTLLFLAEVVLLCWVKFLPLKKNPSGPSQNSSSTITSGQAAAIASTSIMVPFGLIFIVFAVHFYRSLVSHKTDRQFQELNELAEFARLQDQLDHRGDAISPAVTHFA; translated from the coding sequence ATGGTAGAAGTTCAACTAGATGCAGACCATGACTACCCACGAGGTCTCTTGATAGCCTTCAGTGCCTGTACTACTGTCCTTGTCGCAGTTCACCTTTTTGCACTCATGATAAGTACCTGCATTCTTCCAAACATAGAGGCCGTTAGCAATGTGCATAATCTCAACTCTGTAAAGGAATCTCCTCACGAGCGTATGCACCGGCACATTGAGCTTGCCTGGGCGTTTTCTACTGTCATTGGGActttgctctttcttgcagaggTGGTGTTACTGTGTTGGGTGAAGTTCCTTCCCTTAAAGAAGAACCCTAGTGGTCCGTCCCAGAACAGCAGCTCCACCATCACATCAGGACAGGCAGCAGCCATTGCATCAACGTCTATTATGGTTCCCTTTGGACTGATCTTCATTGTGTTTGCCGTCCACTTCTACAGGTCACTGGTCAGCCATAAAACAGACAGGCAATTTCAGGAACTGAATGAACTTGCTGAATTTGCACGGCTCCA